From Mycolicibacterium cosmeticum, a single genomic window includes:
- a CDS encoding NAD(P)/FAD-dependent oxidoreductase — protein MTTSRTKIVIVGGGFGGLFCARRLGKADVDVTLVDRAACHVFQPLLYQCATGTLSIGQISRSLREELARHRNVTTLLGEAIDLDADARRVTVRRPDESTYTLDYDVLVVAVGMRQAYFGNEKFAQWAPGMKTLDDALSIRRRLFGAFEIAETLPPGPERDSWLTFAVAGGGPTGVELAGQIREMATRALAHEFHSIEPEEARVLLFDGGNSILGSFAPDLTEKATRTLQQLGVELHLGVHVTDVRPDGVTVTPKDGSPSTDYSARTVLWTAGVEAVPFARRVAEVTGAPSDRAGRIAVDSDLSIPGHPEIFVIGDLVGRDHLPGVAENAMQGGIHAASCIRRGLAGKPRRPFRYRDLGSAAYISRGNALLQAGPIRLAGLLGWLGWGLIHIAFLTGIENRISTLGSWLVTIARASRTDRTFILGGTTSPEHPYTWLKFFHPNMLPVGERETADRSAP, from the coding sequence ATGACGACGTCTCGGACCAAGATAGTGATCGTCGGCGGCGGATTCGGCGGCCTGTTCTGCGCCCGCCGGCTCGGGAAGGCCGACGTCGACGTCACGCTGGTCGACCGGGCGGCCTGCCACGTGTTCCAGCCCCTGCTCTACCAGTGCGCCACCGGGACGCTCAGCATCGGTCAGATCAGCCGGTCACTGCGCGAGGAACTGGCACGGCACCGCAACGTCACGACACTGCTCGGAGAGGCGATCGACCTGGATGCCGACGCGCGCCGGGTGACCGTGCGCAGGCCCGACGAGTCCACCTACACGCTGGATTACGACGTGCTGGTGGTGGCGGTCGGCATGCGGCAGGCCTATTTCGGCAACGAGAAATTCGCGCAATGGGCACCTGGGATGAAGACGCTCGATGACGCGTTGAGCATCCGCCGGCGGTTGTTCGGCGCGTTCGAGATCGCCGAGACGCTGCCGCCGGGACCGGAACGCGACAGCTGGCTCACCTTCGCCGTGGCCGGCGGCGGCCCGACCGGGGTGGAACTGGCGGGCCAGATCCGTGAGATGGCCACCCGCGCCCTGGCACACGAGTTCCACAGCATCGAGCCCGAGGAGGCCCGGGTGCTGTTGTTCGACGGCGGGAACAGCATTCTGGGCAGCTTCGCCCCCGACCTGACCGAAAAGGCCACCAGGACACTGCAGCAACTCGGTGTCGAACTGCACCTGGGTGTGCATGTCACCGATGTCCGGCCCGACGGCGTGACCGTCACCCCGAAGGACGGCAGTCCGTCGACGGATTATTCGGCGCGCACGGTGTTGTGGACCGCCGGTGTGGAGGCGGTGCCGTTCGCGCGCCGCGTCGCGGAGGTCACCGGAGCTCCATCCGATCGCGCCGGCCGCATCGCGGTGGATTCGGACCTGTCGATTCCCGGCCATCCGGAGATCTTCGTCATCGGCGATCTCGTCGGCCGCGATCACCTCCCCGGTGTCGCCGAAAACGCCATGCAGGGCGGCATCCACGCCGCGTCCTGTATCCGCCGCGGTTTGGCGGGCAAGCCGCGGCGACCCTTCCGTTACCGCGATCTGGGTTCGGCGGCCTATATCAGCCGGGGTAACGCGCTGCTGCAAGCCGGACCCATCCGCCTGGCGGGGTTGTTGGGCTGGCTGGGTTGGGGCTTGATCCACATCGCGTTCCTCACCGGCATCGAGAACCGGATCAGCACGCTGGGCAGCTGGTTGGTGACCATTGCCCGGGCCAGCCGCACCGACCGGACGTTCATCCTGGGCGGTACGACCTCGCCCGAACATCCCTACACCTGGCTGAAGTTCTTCCATCCCAACATGCTGCCGGTCGGTGAAAGAGAAACCGCCGACCGCAGCGCACCGTGA
- a CDS encoding 3-deoxy-7-phosphoheptulonate synthase encodes MTITAAVDIPTSDRRITEFRHIPSPRDIRAELPLTAALAADVQRHRDEIADILAGRDDRLLLVVGPCSVHDPVAALDYARRLAPLAADYADRLKIVMRVYFEKPRTVVGWKGLINDPGLDGSFDVERGLRTARALLLDIGALGLAVGCEFLEPTSPQYIADAIAWGAIGARTTESQIHRQLASGLSMPVGFKNGTDGNLRVAIDGVNAAAAQHVFFGIDELGQGSAVQTAGNPDCHVILRGGTAGPNYDAESVRNAVHDLERAGLPGLVMIDCSHANSGKDHVRQAEVATEIADRIAAGERGISGLMLESFLVAGAQSLGPDLVYGQSVTDACMGFDTTRTVLARLFAAAG; translated from the coding sequence ATGACCATCACCGCCGCCGTCGACATCCCCACCTCCGACCGACGGATCACCGAGTTCCGCCACATCCCCAGTCCGCGGGACATCCGGGCCGAACTGCCGCTCACCGCGGCCCTGGCCGCCGACGTCCAACGTCACCGCGACGAGATCGCCGATATCCTCGCCGGCCGCGATGACCGGCTGCTGCTTGTCGTCGGCCCCTGCTCGGTGCACGACCCGGTCGCCGCCCTCGATTACGCCCGCCGGCTGGCGCCGCTGGCCGCCGACTACGCCGACCGGCTGAAGATCGTCATGCGCGTCTACTTCGAGAAGCCGCGCACCGTGGTCGGGTGGAAGGGCCTGATCAACGATCCGGGGCTGGACGGCAGCTTCGACGTCGAACGCGGGTTGCGGACCGCGCGGGCACTGCTGCTCGACATCGGCGCGCTCGGGCTCGCGGTCGGCTGTGAGTTCCTGGAACCCACCAGCCCGCAGTACATCGCCGACGCCATCGCCTGGGGCGCCATCGGTGCTCGCACCACCGAATCCCAGATTCACCGCCAGCTGGCCTCGGGCCTGTCCATGCCCGTCGGGTTCAAAAACGGCACCGACGGGAACCTCCGGGTGGCCATCGACGGCGTGAACGCGGCTGCAGCGCAACATGTCTTCTTCGGCATCGACGAGCTCGGCCAGGGCTCGGCGGTACAGACCGCCGGAAACCCGGACTGCCACGTGATTCTGCGCGGCGGCACGGCCGGACCCAATTACGATGCCGAATCGGTCCGCAACGCGGTGCACGATCTGGAGCGAGCCGGCTTACCCGGCCTGGTGATGATCGACTGCTCACACGCCAATTCGGGCAAGGATCATGTCCGCCAGGCCGAGGTAGCGACCGAGATCGCCGACCGAATCGCGGCAGGCGAACGCGGGATCAGCGGTCTGATGTTGGAGAGCTTCCTGGTGGCCGGCGCCCAGAGTCTGGGCCCCGACCTGGTCTACGGGCAATCGGTGACCGATGCCTGCATGGGCTTCGACACCACGCGCACGGTGCTCGCGCGGCTGTTCGCCGCCGCCGGCTGA
- a CDS encoding Ada metal-binding domain-containing protein yields the protein MTGYLLVGADGRSYRSAVPGTVGGHRSGKLYGRLDCPSALRALAAGGYAAHRVFFADEPTAVAAGYRPCAVCLPRAYRRWKAGLPVRPG from the coding sequence ATGACGGGCTATCTGCTCGTCGGTGCCGACGGGCGGTCCTACCGCAGCGCCGTCCCCGGCACCGTCGGTGGGCACCGGAGCGGCAAGCTGTACGGGCGGCTGGACTGCCCGTCGGCGCTGCGGGCGCTGGCGGCCGGCGGCTATGCCGCGCACCGGGTGTTCTTCGCCGACGAGCCGACCGCGGTCGCGGCCGGGTACCGTCCCTGCGCGGTCTGCCTGCCACGGGCCTATCGGCGGTGGAAGGCCGGCCTGCCGGTCAGGCCGGGTTGA
- a CDS encoding EamA family transporter: MPSSAPHRSGSTQSVLMVLGSCISLQFGAAVATPLLHQLGAGLPVMFRLLVAGGLLAAVFRPRVGHWTPAQWKSVLLFGLAMAGMNGFFFAAIARIPLGTAVTIEFAGPLLLAAVLARRRRHLLCVAAAAIAIATLGLHGSGTATTHLDAVGVVLALVAAGFWALYIVAGKRVGARVPGHGALPVSMLVGAAATLPFAVPALPALPQAPGLLLPLAAVAVLSSVIPYSLEFAAMRRLDTQTFGVLLSLEPAVAGIAGWALLGQSLTWVDTAAIVTVVIASAVAAVGGRRPDATPARPDLTQIGAG, translated from the coding sequence ATGCCGTCGTCCGCGCCCCACCGCTCCGGGTCCACCCAAAGCGTGCTGATGGTGCTGGGGTCGTGTATCTCGTTGCAGTTCGGCGCCGCGGTCGCGACGCCCCTGCTGCATCAGCTCGGCGCCGGTCTGCCGGTCATGTTCCGGCTGCTGGTGGCCGGCGGCCTGCTGGCGGCGGTGTTCCGCCCCCGCGTCGGGCACTGGACACCGGCGCAATGGAAATCGGTGCTGCTGTTCGGGCTGGCAATGGCCGGCATGAACGGCTTCTTCTTCGCCGCGATCGCGCGAATTCCGCTGGGGACCGCGGTCACCATCGAGTTCGCCGGTCCGCTGCTGCTGGCGGCCGTGCTGGCCCGGCGTCGCCGGCACCTGCTGTGCGTCGCCGCGGCGGCGATCGCCATCGCCACCCTCGGCCTGCACGGTTCGGGGACCGCGACAACCCATCTCGACGCCGTCGGCGTCGTCCTCGCCCTGGTCGCCGCGGGCTTCTGGGCGCTCTACATCGTCGCCGGCAAGCGAGTCGGCGCCCGGGTGCCCGGCCACGGCGCCCTGCCGGTGAGCATGCTGGTCGGGGCCGCGGCGACCCTGCCGTTCGCCGTGCCCGCCCTGCCGGCGCTGCCCCAGGCCCCCGGCCTGCTGCTGCCACTCGCGGCCGTCGCCGTCCTGTCCTCGGTGATCCCGTACAGCCTGGAATTCGCCGCGATGCGCCGGCTCGACACCCAGACGTTCGGCGTGCTGCTCAGCCTCGAACCGGCCGTCGCGGGCATCGCCGGCTGGGCCCTGCTCGGCCAATCGCTGACCTGGGTCGACACCGCTGCGATCGTCACGGTGGTGATCGCGTCCGCGGTCGCCGCGGTCGGGGGACGACGCCCCGACGCCACCCCGGCGCGGCCCGACCTGACTCAGATCGGTGCGGGCTGA
- a CDS encoding LysR family transcriptional regulator, which produces MLNLQRLTMLYELDRRGTLAAVARALSYSPSAVSQQLAQLEREAGVALTEPVGRGVRLTEAGRILVDHARVAIAALEDAETALAAAQGRVGGRLQVASFQTVLLSLLPAALDALERDHPELRVDVAQREAEAAMSGLLTGGFDVVLGEEYPGEPFRGRPDMHRVDLGADEVLLAVPTFGPWSAPTALADLADAPWALDPRDSAPGRWVRELCRDNGFEPPTRFDGVDPLVHVQMVESGRAVCFVPALLGRQRLQGVRLCRLPGAPTRQLFTLVRAAYAVHPSVTAFRDALGTGFLAHESRTLGAKRLR; this is translated from the coding sequence GTGCTCAACTTGCAACGATTGACCATGCTCTACGAGTTGGACCGGCGCGGCACGCTGGCCGCGGTGGCGCGGGCCCTGTCCTACAGCCCGTCGGCGGTGTCCCAGCAGCTTGCTCAGCTGGAGCGGGAGGCCGGGGTGGCGCTGACCGAACCGGTCGGACGCGGCGTCCGGCTCACCGAGGCGGGCCGCATCCTGGTCGATCACGCCCGGGTGGCCATCGCCGCGCTGGAGGACGCTGAAACCGCATTGGCGGCGGCGCAGGGCAGGGTCGGCGGCCGGCTGCAGGTCGCGTCCTTCCAGACGGTTCTGCTGTCGCTGCTGCCCGCCGCACTCGATGCGCTGGAGCGTGATCACCCCGAGTTGCGGGTGGACGTCGCCCAGCGCGAGGCCGAGGCGGCCATGTCGGGACTGCTCACCGGCGGATTCGACGTCGTGCTCGGCGAGGAGTATCCCGGTGAACCCTTCCGGGGCCGTCCGGACATGCACCGGGTGGACCTCGGCGCGGACGAGGTGTTGCTGGCGGTGCCGACGTTCGGGCCGTGGAGTGCGCCCACCGCGCTGGCCGACCTCGCGGACGCGCCGTGGGCACTCGATCCCCGCGACTCCGCGCCCGGGCGCTGGGTGCGAGAACTATGTCGCGACAACGGATTCGAACCGCCCACTCGATTCGACGGGGTCGACCCGCTGGTCCATGTGCAGATGGTGGAGTCCGGTCGGGCGGTCTGCTTCGTGCCTGCGTTGCTCGGTCGGCAGCGACTGCAAGGTGTGCGGCTGTGTCGGCTGCCCGGTGCGCCCACGCGTCAGCTCTTCACGCTCGTCCGCGCCGCCTACGCCGTGCACCCGTCGGTGACCGCCTTCCGGGACGCCCTCGGTACCGGCTTCTTGGCTCACGAGTCCCGGACACTGGGAGCAAAACGGTTGCGCTGA
- a CDS encoding glycosyltransferase family 4 protein — protein sequence MIGTTGQSCAASEHGRWLPGLLSQAGHQVTVYSLGDDASQAPAAPGLPASEVVTITGAASELAAKLDTAWERDRPDVVQAHSWPIGLFAQLAADRHGLPTVQSFHGTAPLGPRVGMAKPAQTRLAALVARTATWVTTGSSQELETVARLRRSRRRTSVIAGGIDVTMFEQSLPPEARTHGPGHLIAGLAGSDDLDPGFEAVIRTLPVVPEAHFLGIGRPPQRHRLDAAMQLAHALGVQDRVEMAVLTPAEALARLERADIATCTPALCTDHSTVLQAMAAGIPLIAHDTGALADTVIDDVTGLLIAPGRPRELAAAIKTLLAQPFARMSMGAAGRARARSRYSWPRVAQEYEWVYENAMSSRAGAVGGTG from the coding sequence GTGATCGGTACGACCGGGCAGTCCTGCGCGGCATCCGAGCACGGCCGGTGGTTGCCCGGGCTGCTCAGCCAGGCCGGCCATCAAGTGACCGTGTACAGCCTCGGCGACGACGCGTCGCAGGCCCCCGCCGCGCCGGGACTGCCGGCATCGGAAGTCGTCACGATCACCGGGGCCGCAAGCGAACTCGCCGCCAAGCTGGACACCGCCTGGGAGCGGGACCGCCCCGATGTGGTCCAGGCACACTCCTGGCCGATCGGGCTTTTCGCCCAGCTCGCCGCCGACCGGCACGGGCTGCCCACCGTCCAGTCGTTCCACGGCACCGCCCCGCTCGGCCCGCGTGTCGGCATGGCCAAGCCCGCGCAGACCCGGCTGGCGGCGCTGGTGGCGCGAACCGCCACCTGGGTCACGACCGGATCGAGCCAGGAACTGGAGACGGTCGCCCGGCTGCGCCGGTCACGCCGCCGCACCTCGGTGATCGCCGGGGGCATCGACGTCACGATGTTCGAGCAGTCCTTGCCGCCCGAGGCGCGGACGCACGGGCCCGGACACCTGATCGCCGGCCTGGCAGGTTCCGACGACCTGGATCCCGGGTTCGAGGCGGTGATCCGGACCCTGCCGGTCGTGCCGGAAGCGCACTTCCTCGGCATCGGTCGACCGCCCCAACGACACCGCCTGGACGCCGCCATGCAGCTGGCCCACGCGCTCGGGGTGCAGGACCGCGTCGAGATGGCGGTGCTCACCCCGGCCGAGGCACTGGCCCGGCTCGAACGTGCCGATATCGCCACCTGCACGCCGGCCCTGTGCACCGATCACTCGACGGTGCTCCAGGCGATGGCCGCCGGCATCCCGCTGATCGCCCACGACACCGGCGCCCTCGCCGACACCGTCATCGACGACGTCACGGGCCTGCTGATTGCGCCGGGGCGGCCCCGGGAGCTGGCCGCAGCCATCAAAACGCTTCTGGCCCAGCCCTTTGCGCGAATGAGCATGGGTGCGGCCGGTCGGGCCCGGGCCCGCAGCCGCTACAGCTGGCCGCGTGTGGCACAAGAATACGAATGGGTCTACGAGAACGCGATGTCCTCCAGGGCGGGAGCGGTCGGCGGCACCGGATAA
- a CDS encoding AI-2E family transporter: MSADDVQTDAQAPDGHHDRVGQPHTVLDEGPVADAEQRAAEISTGDRPLGVPGRRFDRRSPFYIGMTAAAGVAVTYGAVHLLSIMSSMLLLIGVAFFLALGLEPAVSWLVNRRLPRWAATTIVFVVVAALLGAFMAAAIPPLSQQVSQLITQAPHYLQQAQDHSSTIGRLNERFQLQRRLTDMLDASGGSALNQVISAGSALVEAVVDTVIVVVLTIYFLIDLPRIRTFLYRLVPHSRRPRAILIGDEVFAKVGAYLLGNVIISLIAGAATMIWLYAFDVPYALLLGILVALLDLVPVVGSTIAGVTVAAVAWTVSWPVCVATIVFFVVFRLAEDYLLIPRIIGRAVDVPALVTVVAVLIGGAVLGIVGALVAIPVAAAIALLVAEILYPRLDNA, translated from the coding sequence ATGTCGGCTGACGATGTCCAGACAGACGCCCAGGCGCCGGACGGCCATCACGACCGGGTCGGTCAGCCGCACACCGTCCTCGACGAGGGCCCGGTGGCCGACGCCGAGCAGCGCGCCGCCGAGATCAGCACGGGCGACCGGCCGTTGGGCGTTCCCGGCCGGCGCTTCGATCGCCGCTCGCCCTTCTACATCGGGATGACGGCGGCCGCCGGGGTCGCGGTCACCTACGGCGCGGTTCACCTGTTGTCGATCATGTCGTCGATGCTGCTGTTGATCGGTGTCGCCTTCTTTCTCGCCCTCGGGCTCGAGCCGGCCGTGTCATGGCTGGTGAATCGCCGGCTGCCACGCTGGGCGGCGACGACGATCGTGTTCGTGGTGGTCGCCGCACTGCTGGGCGCGTTCATGGCCGCCGCCATCCCGCCACTGTCCCAACAGGTCAGCCAGCTCATCACCCAAGCGCCGCACTACCTGCAGCAGGCCCAGGACCACTCGTCGACGATCGGCCGGCTCAACGAGCGTTTCCAGCTGCAACGCAGGCTCACCGACATGCTCGACGCGTCCGGAGGATCGGCGCTGAACCAGGTCATCAGTGCGGGTTCGGCTCTGGTCGAGGCGGTGGTCGACACCGTCATCGTGGTCGTGTTGACCATCTACTTCCTCATCGACCTGCCGCGGATCCGGACGTTCCTCTACCGCTTGGTGCCGCACTCCCGGCGACCTCGCGCGATCCTCATCGGCGACGAGGTGTTCGCCAAGGTCGGGGCATATCTGCTGGGCAATGTGATCATCTCGCTCATCGCCGGTGCGGCCACCATGATCTGGCTCTACGCGTTCGACGTTCCCTATGCCCTGTTGCTCGGCATCTTGGTCGCCTTGCTCGATCTGGTGCCTGTGGTCGGTTCGACCATCGCCGGGGTCACGGTCGCGGCGGTGGCGTGGACGGTGTCCTGGCCGGTGTGTGTGGCGACCATCGTCTTCTTCGTGGTGTTCCGGCTCGCCGAGGACTATCTGCTGATACCGCGCATCATCGGGCGAGCGGTCGACGTGCCGGCACTGGTCACCGTCGTGGCGGTGCTGATCGGCGGTGCGGTGCTGGGCATCGTCGGCGCGCTGGTGGCCATCCCCGTCGCCGCCGCCATTGCGCTGCTCGTCGCCGAAATCCTGTACCCCAGGCTGGACAACGCGTGA
- a CDS encoding methylated-DNA--[protein]-cysteine S-methyltransferase, whose product MITDHHDVIGPLTAVTGADAGHLAALQHRLAAAAQRDGVLDIAYRVVDSPVGPLLIAATEVGLLRVAYANEGHDAVLQRLADKVSPRIVLAPDRLDTAARELEEYFAGARREFDVPLDWRLAAGFRGAVLAHLPEIGYGRTASYAAVAELAGNPKAVRAVGTACATNPLPVVVPCHRVVRSDGTMGGYLGGPQAKRLLLDLEAA is encoded by the coding sequence ATGATCACCGACCACCACGACGTCATCGGCCCCCTCACCGCCGTCACCGGCGCAGACGCCGGACACCTGGCGGCATTGCAGCACCGGTTGGCCGCGGCCGCACAGCGCGACGGTGTCCTCGACATCGCCTACCGCGTGGTCGACAGCCCCGTCGGGCCGCTGTTGATCGCCGCCACCGAGGTCGGGCTGCTGCGGGTCGCGTACGCCAACGAGGGCCACGATGCCGTGCTGCAGCGGCTGGCCGACAAGGTCAGCCCCCGCATCGTGTTGGCACCCGACCGTCTGGACACCGCGGCACGCGAACTCGAGGAGTACTTCGCCGGTGCGCGACGCGAATTCGACGTGCCGTTGGACTGGCGGCTGGCCGCCGGGTTCCGCGGTGCCGTCCTGGCGCACCTGCCCGAGATCGGATACGGCCGGACCGCCAGCTACGCCGCGGTCGCCGAACTCGCCGGCAACCCGAAGGCCGTCCGCGCGGTGGGTACCGCCTGCGCCACCAATCCGCTACCGGTGGTCGTACCGTGTCATCGCGTCGTCCGCAGCGACGGGACGATGGGCGGTTACCTCGGCGGCCCGCAGGCCAAGCGGCTGCTGCTCGACCTGGAGGCCGCATGA
- a CDS encoding 2OG-Fe(II) oxygenase, with product MTPVTDRVAAVDWDGVHAELDAVGAASTGPLLSAPEAAAIAALYDDAARFRSTVDMGRYRFGQGEYRYFGTPYPAVVADLKRALYPRLVPIARDWWSKLGRDAPWPDSLDEWLRRCHAAGQRKSTAILLKYGPGDWNALHRDLYGEMVFPLQVVVNLSAPGVDHTGGEFLLYEQRPRAQSRGTAMLIPHGHGLVFTTRDRPVPSRRGWSAAPVRHGVSTVLSGTRFSLGLVFHDAA from the coding sequence ATGACCCCGGTCACCGACCGCGTGGCGGCGGTGGACTGGGACGGCGTGCACGCCGAATTGGATGCCGTCGGTGCCGCGTCGACCGGGCCACTGCTGTCGGCGCCCGAGGCCGCCGCCATCGCCGCGCTGTACGACGACGCCGCGCGGTTCCGCTCCACCGTGGACATGGGCCGATACCGCTTCGGGCAGGGCGAATACCGGTATTTCGGCACGCCCTACCCGGCGGTCGTCGCGGACCTCAAACGGGCGCTCTACCCCCGCCTGGTGCCGATCGCGCGGGACTGGTGGTCCAAGTTGGGGCGCGACGCGCCGTGGCCGGACAGCCTGGACGAGTGGCTGCGCCGATGCCACGCCGCGGGGCAACGCAAATCGACGGCGATACTGCTGAAGTACGGGCCGGGCGACTGGAACGCCCTGCACCGAGATCTGTACGGGGAGATGGTGTTTCCGCTGCAGGTGGTGGTGAATCTCAGCGCGCCCGGCGTCGACCATACCGGCGGCGAGTTCCTGCTCTACGAGCAGCGCCCGCGGGCGCAGTCGCGGGGCACCGCGATGCTCATTCCGCACGGCCACGGGCTGGTGTTCACCACCCGTGATCGTCCGGTGCCGTCCCGGCGCGGGTGGTCGGCGGCACCCGTCCGGCACGGGGTGTCCACCGTGTTGAGCGGAACCAGGTTCAGCCTCGGTCTGGTGTTCCACGACGCCGCATGA
- a CDS encoding RNA polymerase sigma factor → MTLKQPFQAVVSEHGPTVLRVCRVLVGPVDGDDAWSETFLSALKAYPDLPADANVAAWLVTIAHRKAIDILRSRARHAVPTADLPEHPTAPHDGDHHGEHQDLIDAVNRLSPKQKQAVAYHYLAGLPYTEVADITGSSPGAARRAAADGIAALRRRLSSPPAASGASRKGQHS, encoded by the coding sequence GTGACACTCAAACAGCCCTTCCAGGCGGTGGTTTCCGAGCACGGCCCCACGGTGTTGCGGGTCTGCCGGGTTCTGGTCGGTCCCGTCGACGGCGACGATGCCTGGTCGGAGACCTTCCTATCCGCGCTGAAGGCCTATCCGGACCTGCCGGCGGATGCCAACGTCGCGGCCTGGCTGGTGACCATCGCACACCGCAAGGCCATCGACATCCTCCGCAGCCGCGCCCGGCACGCCGTCCCCACCGCCGATCTCCCGGAGCACCCCACCGCACCGCACGACGGGGATCACCATGGGGAACACCAGGACCTCATCGACGCGGTGAACCGCCTGTCGCCCAAACAAAAACAGGCCGTCGCCTATCACTATCTGGCCGGCCTGCCCTACACCGAAGTCGCCGACATCACCGGCAGCAGCCCCGGCGCCGCCCGCCGCGCTGCCGCCGACGGGATAGCCGCGCTGCGCCGTCGCCTCAGCTCTCCGCCCGCCGCGTCGGGCGCGTCCAGGAAAGGACAGCACTCATGA